In Cherax quadricarinatus isolate ZL_2023a chromosome 61, ASM3850222v1, whole genome shotgun sequence, a single window of DNA contains:
- the LOC138854487 gene encoding small integral membrane protein 12-A produces MWPVVIAFLRTYAPYITLPAAAVIGCIGYNIEKQFRTPPPSRPSVEEKRNERLLKEMMESKELTLAPLSEKTFVPKTIFEKNISPSLVKED; encoded by the exons ATGTGGCCAGTAGTTATAGCTTTTCTGAGGACATATGCACCTTACATCACCCTTCCTGCAGCAGCAGTCATTGGATGTATTGG GTACAATATAGAAAAGCAGTTCCGCACTCCTCCTCCAAGCCGTCCTTCAGTTGAAGAAAAACGTAATGAAAGACTCTTGAAGGAAATGATGGAGTCTAAAGAGTTGACTTTAGCCCCACTTAGTGAAAAGACCTTTGTGCCAAAAACCATTTTTGAGAAAAATATCTCTCCATCTTTGGTAAAGGAAGACTGA